Sequence from the Pontibacter pudoricolor genome:
TAATTAAGAATTTTAGCAGCAACATCCGTATCCATTACATTCTGTATGCTGCAGCCCATTTTATCAAGTAGCAGAATATCATTGTTTGAATGATGGATGATCTTCATAATAGCCTTATTCTCTAACAGCAGGAAAAACGGCTGTAGATCCGGTAAATTAAAAGGGTCAATGATATAACAGATACCCTTTCCATCGGTTACCTGGATCAGGCAAAGGTTAAAGCCATACGTAAACCGGTTCTGATCAAATTCAAGATCCAGAGCAAGCTCCTTTTTAGTGCTAAGATCAGTTACGGCCTCCTGCAACTGCTCCGGTGTGCTTACCAGTTTAATCTTAATATTATTGTTTGACAGTGTCGTGAATTCCATTCCCTAAATTTAACAAGTATTATAGTTTGTGCATCACAATCAGGAAATGTTTTAATGGTAAACCGCCATATGCTGGTGTTTATTAAAACAAAAGTCTCTGCCCGTTAAGAGCAGAGACTTTTATATACTATAGTTTAGAATTTAATAATTACTGTGCAGGTGGTACTTCTTCCTGAATATCATCTGCTACACCGTCATTTACAGTGGTGTCCTGAACGGTTGTAGTATCTACATCCATATCAGTATCCATGTCGGTGTCAGTATCAACCTGTTCGGTAGTATCTGTTTCTGTAGTATTGTCGCTTCCGCCACATGCTGTAAATGCTGTAAGAGCAAAAACAACAAAGGCTGATTTCCATATATTTTTCATAAATAACATTATTAGTTCAACAACCAATTTTGTACTTATTTATACGGGAGTAACCGATAAGTAACCCCTGCTAAACTATAAATTTTACTTTTTTAAAGGCAATGGACTTAAAGTATAAGTAAACGGCCCTAATTACCTGACGACCGGAAATATTAAGGTAAACACCTATATATTATTAGTTAACAGCTTTATTTTCAAGTTTAAAGAAAATAGCAGATAAGTTATAGTTGTGTTTTAACCAAAGCTCATCTAAAAACTTAGTTATATTTCTACACCTGCTGCCTTAGTTGTATCGGTTGGCTGAGATAGCATTTTATCGCGACGTGCCTTAAACTCGGAACCTTCCTTCCAGGCAGGGTAGTTGGTTGTATTGGCAATAGTATATCCAACCCTGAAGAACAGTTTAAGATCTTCTACAGCTCCATCTAAATTCCATTCCGGTCTTACCTCATCGGTTACTTTATGATAGTTGTCGGCTGTGTATTTGTCCTGCCACTTCTGCACATAATCGGCGGGCTGGTTTATAGCTTTAACCCCGGATTTGGCATAAAGCGCGGGTACTCCTTTTTGGGCAAACTCAAAATGATCGGAGCGGTAATAAGATCCTTTTTCTGGACTGGTCTCAGGTACAATCCGGCGGTTCTGTAATGTTGCTTCCTGCGCCAACACATCTTCCAGCTCAGAGTTACCATACCCTATCACAATCACGTCTTCGGTCGGGCCATAAGCATTCAGCACATCCATGTTAATGTTAGCCAGCGTTTTATTTAACGGATACAAAGGATTTTCAGCATAGTACTTAGAGCCCAATAACCCTTTTTCTTCGGCTGTAACCGCCAAAAACAGGATAGAGCGTTTCGGTTTTTGCTCAAGCTTGGTGTACGCTTCTGCCAGCTCCAGTAGGCCTGCCGTACCCGAGGCGTTGTCGAGCGCTCCATTATAGATCTGATCGCCTTTCAGGTTTGGGTCCTTGCCCAGGTGGTCCCAGTGTGCGGTATAAACTATATATTCATCTTTCAGTTGCGGATCACTTCCTTCCAGTTTGGCCACCACGTTTTTAGATTTTATTTCGCGCAGCTTATTCTTGATACTGAAGTTTGCCTTCGCACCTAGTGCTACAGGCTTAAAATCCTTCTTAGCGGCAGAGGCTTTTAACTGCTCAAAGTTCTTGCCGGCGGCCGTAAACAGCTGCTTTGCTTTTTCTCTGGTGATCCAGGCTTCTACAGCAGCTTTATCCATGTTTTTGTTCGGGTTGCTGATGTCAAAGTTCTCGCGGCTCCAGCTCCCGGACACAACTTCGTAGGGATAGCTGGCAGGTTCAGTTTCGTGGATGATGATGGCAGCAGCAGCACCTTTTTCAGCGGCTATTTCATACTTATAAGTCCAGCGGCCATAGTAGGTCATCGCTTTGCCGCCAAACATAGTACTGTCTAGTTTTGATTTATCTGCTGATGAAGGAACAGGCGGGTCATTAATGAGCATAACTATAGTTTTGCCTTTTACATCCAGGCCTTTGTAATCGTCCCAGCCATATTCCGGTGCAACTATACCATAGCCCACAAAAACCATATCCGAATTGTTAACATCAACAGTCGGCACAAACCTGCGCGACACGGCTACATAATCTGTCGGGAAGTTGAGGTTTATAGTTTTGCCGCCTGCCGTAAAAGATGCTTTCGGTGTAGCTGTAAATCCGAACATAGGTACCTCCTGCACATAAGTACCATTTGGGTTGCCGGGTTTCAGACCCATTTTCCGGAACTGGCGTGTCAGGTAATTTACGGTAGAGTCTTCGCCTCGAGTGCCCGGGCCACGGCCTTCAAATGCATCGGAAGCCAGCACCTTGGTATGGTTGAGTATATCTGTCGCATTTATGCTCTGTAACGCAGGAGACAGGTTTGCAGAATCGGGCAGTACCTGCGTCTGGGTTTTGGTAGTAGTTTCAGTTTTTTCTTCCGCTACCTGGCGCGAGTTCTCGTTACAACTAAAGGCAATACTCCCTAAGAGCAGCGAAAACAGGATGGTCTTTCTCATAGTTTAATGGTATTATAGTTCTATAAAAAGTGGTCAGGGTTTATAGTTTAAACTATAGCCTGACCACTTGTACGAAGTAAGGTGAAATAGGTGTTGTTTGTGCACCGCGCGCGCTGTATTACTGCTTCAGAAGCTTTGTCCGGTATATTTTATCTGATGATTTTATAGTAAGCATGTACATGCCGGTTGCTTTTACATGGCTTGTGTTTAAGCTAAAGTAGCCATCTGGAGTGCGGTGCTGTAAGGTAAGGTTTTCCGTTGATACTGGTTTGCCATTCAAGTCGGTTAAAGTTACTTCTACAGCAGGGGCTTCAAAGGCAAATGTTATATGATCTTTAAAGGGATTTGGCGATGCCTGAACTATAAGTAATGAGTTATCAGCGCTAACAGCCTGGGTCTTAGTGTAGCTGAACTTGCCGGAGAAATCAAGTTGTTTTAAACGGTAATAAGTAACCTGCCGGCGAACAGGGTTGCTGTCTGTAAAACGGTACTGCTGTACAACTCTGCTGTCAGGAGATTTGCTTGCCACAAAGCCCAGCGTTTCAAAAGTCTGTCCATCCGTAGACAGCTGCACTTCAAATCCTCTGTTATCGTTCTCCGATGCTGTTTTCCATTCTAATACAACTACCCGGTCCTGGCGCTTAGCTTTAAACCACATGAGTTCTACCGGTAAAGGCATAATTGGCGAGGCCAGGGTATAAGTGCCAAAACTGCTGGAATTTGTATGGCGCAACGTACGTTGGTTAACTATAGAACTTGGTACTGGTAAGGCCTCTTTGTTCTTGCCTTTATTATATAGTTTAAAATCGCCAAGTGGCTTGGATTGTAATTCGTTCGGCAGAAACTCCAGGTCCATGGTCATGCTCAGGGCAGTAATGTCGTTTGTAGTGTCTGTTCTGGTAATATTGTACTGGCGGGTTACGCTTTCAGTGCCGTTTGTTATCTCGGTTGTTACACCGGTTAAGCGCTCTACTGTTATCTGCCCCGGGTTTATATTATTCCTGGTCAGGGTAAGGCCTATTTTACCAAAATCTTCTTCTACAGCCGGGGCTAAGGTGCGGCTGGTTTGTACCGTACCTATTATATGCGATGCATCTGTTTCAGGGGTGGCTAAGGTGGCGTTTGTTCCTAACCATATCGTGTTTTCTAATGTGTTCAGGTGGCTGTTGGTAACGTTAATAGTATTAACTATAGCTATGTCCTGCTGCAGTTGGGCCTGTGCAGTCCCTGCAAAATTAAAATTGTAAAACGTATTGTTGCCTGAAATCTGCTGAAGTGCATTGCCCTGTAAAACTATAGTTGAAGTAGCTGCCGTAAAAGTGCCTGCGTTGTTCCAGTCTCCTGCAATAGTATAGGTAGCACTACCTGCTGAAATAGTGCCGGTGTTCATCAAATCTCCGCCTATAGTTATACTGGTAGCCTGGGAAGTAAGCGTGCCATTGTTCCGGACATTCCCTGTTATACGGTGGCTATAGTTGCCTGTGTTTAAGTTTGTTCCCGGGCTTATGTCCAGGTCACCGGAAATAGTGAGGTTAGCTGTAGGTGCTTTAGCGTTATTGCCAGCCAGCTTCAGATTATAATAGGGTAGTGCCGTTATAGTTTGCCCGGTGGCAGCGGTGCCATTAAATGTAACAGTTCCATTACCTTCAGTAAATACACCCGAGCCGCTGTAAGTTCCTCCTATTTCAAGCAAACCTACAGTGGTGGTAATATCTCCGTTGTTTGTTATGTTGCCCTTAACAGTAACCCGTCCTGCTGCGTTTTCCAGTATACTGCCTCTGCCAATAGTAAGTGTAGTCGCTGTTACAGTGGCTCCGTTATTTACCAGGCTGGCATATCGTCGCTCGTTTTTAGAGTTCAGGTTGAGTGTGCCTGTTGTAAGCACTGCGCCACTTTCCAGCACCAGTTCCGACTTCTCATCTATCTTAGCACTATTGGCGGGTGGTATCAGTTCTATATTTGCGCAGGTTGCTATGCCAGATAAAGATATCTTATGACCATCTATAATCTGCACATTTTCACCCGCCTTAGGTGGGGCATTGCTCGACCAGGTACTTCCGGTATTCCAGTCTCCGCTTTTAATGCTTTTTATAGTATTAGCCTGTGCGCTGCATACCTGTGTATACAAAAGCATAAGACAGATTAAAATAGTAAGACCAATTAGCGCCCTGACATCAGCATTTCCCTTTGTAGTTGTTTGGGGCTTGTCAGAAGTGAAGGGTGTCAATTCATTTTCCATTTTACATACGATTAAAGGTGAACTGAATCTTATGCAAGAAAATATCTCTCTTTACCTGACCGATAGAGGATATTTAAGTGGTGTGTAGGCTAAAGGAAATATTGTGCGAAACTTATAGTTGTGTATTGGCGGCCTTCTAAGCCCGGTAATAAATGCGGCTCATTGTGCTGTCGTAAGGGTCGTAACCAGGCCGTGTTTTATAAAACCTTTTTTCAAGTATCTTCAGATTCTTTATATCACTCAGCAAAAAGCAGTGCCAGCCAACTTTGGTACCTTGAGATTCCACTCTTTCGCCGCTCCACCCGCAAAGGCAGTCCTGCCTGGTTTTGTTCTGGCCCAGCAGGTGGGGTTCTAATAAATATGTCTGGCCGCTATACGTAAACTGAACAAACTGTCTTGCTCCGATAGCCTTTGATAGTTCTTCCAGCAAAAGGGTATTCATAGCTGATGTATTTAGCTTTAACTTCCGGACAAGTATTTCCTTTAGCACTTGTATAAAGCTACTCCCATAATATATCAGATAACAGGAAAGGATTTGGCGAAAAGTAACACAGCAAAGTGGCCTGTTATTAACAGTTAATTATGTGAAAAGTTGTTGCCAGGTAGTTACAAGAGGATATTTATCTCTAAATACACGGTTAAAAGTAACATCCGGCACACTGTGTTTACATAATAATTACTACCTGCATCAGAACTTAGTAACATTTAAAATTGGTAATCTATAAGCTGCAAACAGGTAGAGGGGGATAACAGATTGAAATAGCATAACCTTTAGCAGGGCATACAACTATAACTAGTATTTGACTGGTAAAGGCATGCTGTTACATAGTTATTATTCTATAATAAAGAATATAGTTTAAAGCTATCTAGTTGTAAGTTAGGTGTATTTGCTTATGCGATTATGCATAATTTGATTTGTGAATAATACTTCTAACTTTGCCTTTATACAAAGAGGGTAATCTTATGGATAAATATACATACATCGCCAATGCGCACGGCGATTATATTGATCAGCTCTATAAAGCTTATCAGCAGGATCCGGAATCTGTTGATGCCGGATGGCGCAAATTTTTTGAAGGTTTTGAATTTGCCACAGCATATGGCGAGAACGGCCATGAGGTTGCTGAAGGCACAGTAGCTGCTCCGGCTAAAGGAGGCGCTGTTACCGGCGTATCTGATAAAGAAGTTGCTGTTCGTAACCTGATTCATGCTTACCGCACACGCGGCCATCTGCGTTCTAATACAAACCCGGTTCGTGCCCGCAAAGATCGCAAAGCAAGACTTGATCTTTCTGATTTCGGCTTAACAGATGCTGACCTGGATACAGTTTTCCAGGTAGGCGATGTAATTGGTATTGGTGCAGCTACCCTTCGGGATATTGAAGCAGCTCTCAAAAAGATTTACGCAGGCCCTATCGGCTTCGAATACATGTACATCCGCGACCCGGAAGTGCTGGAGTGGTTCAAGCAAAAAGTAGAACGTGATTCCCTTAACTTTAACCCGGGCATCGAATACAAAAAGCGCATTCTTTCCAAACTGAATGAAGCGGTAGTTTTTGAAAACTTCCTGCATACGAAGTTCTTAGGTCAGAAGCGCTTCTCCCTGGAAGGTGGCGAAACAACTATACCTGCACTGGATGCCGCTATTGACAAGGCGTCTGAACTTGGTGTAGAAGAAGTAGTGATTGGTATGGCGCACCGTGGCCGCCTGAATGTGCTGGCCAACATTATGGGCAAAACCTATGAGCAGATTTTCTCTGAGTTTGAAGGTACTGCCGTTCCGGATTTAACTATGGGCGATGGTGACGTAAAATACCACATGGGCTTCTCTTCAGAAGTTATAACGCCATCCGGTAACAAAGTTAATCTGAAACTGGCACCTAACCCATCGCACTTAGAGGCCGTTAACCCGGTTGTAGAAGGCTTTGTACGTGCCAAAATTGACTGCCAGTACGGCAAAGACATAGACAAGGTGTTGCCAATACTGATACACGGCGACGCAGCGCTGGCTGGCCAGGGTATTGTATACGAAGTTACGCAGATGGCTAACCTGGATGGCTATAATACGGGCGGTACCATTCACTTTGTGATCAACAACCAGGTTGGTTTCACGACCGACTTCGAAGATGCCCGTTCCTCTATCTACTGTACGGATGTGGCCAAAGTAATTGATGCACCTGTACTGCACGTAAACGGCGACGATCCGGAGGCTGTGGTATTTGCGATGCGCATGGCAATGGAGTACCGTCAGCGTTATAATAACGATTTCTTTATTGATATGGTGTGCTACCGCCGTCATGGTCACAACGAGTCTGACGAGCCTAAATTTACGCAGCCGCAACTATACAACCTGATCTCGAAGCATCCGAACCCACGCGAGGTTTATAACAAAGACCTGATCTCTCGCGGGGAGATTGACGCTGAGTTGGCTGAAAGCATGGACAAGGAGTTCCGCCAGATGCTGCAGGACCGCCTGGACATGGTGAAGCAAAAGCCATTGCCTTACAACTACCAGCAAATGGAAAAAGAGTGGCAGTCGCTTCGCCGCTCTAAACCGGAAGATTTTAACCAGTCTCCTGAAACCGGCATCTCTCCTGAAGCTGTTGAAACAGTTGGGAAAGCGCTGACAACATTGCCACAGGGTTTTAAACCACTGAAGCAGATAGAGAAGCTAGTAAAAGAGCGCCGAGAAATGTTCTTTGAAAGCAAACAGTTAAACTGGGCTGCTGCCGAATTGCTGGCCTACGGTTCTGTGTTGCTTGATGGAAAGTTTGTTCGTTTCTCCGGGCAGGATGTGCAGCGTGGTACGTTCTCGCATCGCCATGCTGTGTTGCATGATGCGGTAACCAGCGCGCCTTACAACAGCCTGAACTATATGAAAGAGGACCAGGGCTCTTTCGAGATCTACAACTCCCTGCTTTCTGAATACGGTGTGCTTGGTTTTGAATTCGGTTATGCCATGGCTAACCCGAATGCACTGGTTATCTGGGAAGCGCAGTTTGGTGACTTTGCCAACGGAGCCCAGGTAATGATCGACCAGTTCATCTCTTCTACAGAGTCTAAGTGGCAGCGTATGAATGGCCTGGTAATGTTGTTGCCGCACGGTTACGAAGGGCAGGGGCCAGAGCACTCAAATGCCAGACCTGAACGATTCCTGCAGTTAGCTGCCGAGAACAACATGTTTGTTACTTACATTACAACGCCAGCCAACCTGTTCCACTTTATGCGTCGCCAGTTGGCATTGCCATTCCGCAAGCCGGCTATTAACATGTCGCCAAAGTCGTTGTTACGTCATCCTGCTGTCGTTTCTCCGTTAAAGGACTTCACATCAGGAGGGTTCAGAGAAGTGATCGGTGATAACTTTGCTACACCTAAATCGGTTAAGAAGGTGTTGCTGTGCTCAGGTAAAGTTTACTTTGATCTACTGGAAGAGCAGCAGAAGAACAAGCGTAAGGATGTCGCGATTATTCGCTTAGAACAGTTAGCGCCGTTCCCGAAAGTGCAGTTGGAATCAGAGTTTAGCAAGTATAAAAATGCTAAAATATACTGGGTACAGGAAGAGCCTGAGAACATGGGCGCCTGGACCTATATCCTGCGCATTATGCGTAACAGTGTAGAAGATGTGATTGCTCGTAAAGCAAGTGCATCGCCGGCAACCGGTTACCTGAAAGTGCACGCCAAAGAGCAGCAGGAACTGATCGCCCGCGCGTTCGCTATATAATTAATAAAGAGTAATGACTAATGATGAATGAAGGTGAAAAATAATTACTCATTCGTCATTAATCATTACTAACTCGTAATTCAAAAATCGTAATTCATAATTGATAAATATATGAGCTTAGAAGTTAAAGTGCCTGTCGTAGGTGAGTCGATCACTGAGGTAACTATAGCCCAGTGGCTGAAAAAAGACGGTGACCGCGTGGAGATGGATGAGGTGATTGCGGAACTGGAATCTGACAAAGCCACATTCGAACTGCCAGCCGAAGCCGCAGGCATTTTACGCATTGTAGCACAGGAAGGCGAAACCATAAATGTTGGTGCCGTAATCTGCACAATAGACCAGGATGGTGCAGCTACTGCTCCATCAGCTCCTGCTGCTAAAACCGAGGCCGCTCCGGCACAAGCTGCTGCTCAGCCAGCTGCCGCAACTGCTACCGTAGTCGGTGAAACCGTTGAGATGAAAGTGCCAACTGTAGGGGAATCAATTTCAGAAGTAACTATAGCCAGCTGGCTAAAGAAAGACGGCGACTTTGTGCAAATGGATGAGGTAATTGCTGAACTTGAATCTGATAAGGCTACGTTTGAATTGCCTGCAGAAGCTGCCGGTACGTTACAGATAGTTGCTCAACAAGGAGACACTGTAGAGATTGGTGGTTTGCTTTGCAGAATTACGCCGGGTGGTGCAGGCTCAGCAGTTGCTAATGCTGAGGCAAATGCCAAGCAGGAAGCTGCTACCCAGCAGGTAGCTCAGGCTGTTTCCGCTCCGTCGGGTGCGCAGACGTATGCTTCTGGTACGCCATCACCGGCTGCGGGCAAAATATTAGCTGAAAGAGGTATAAATGCTGCTGACGTACAGGGTTCTGGCCGTGACGGACGCATCACAAAAGAGGATGCTCAGAACGCACAGACAAGACCTGCCGCACAAGCTGCTTCCGCTCCGGCTGCAAAGCAAGAGCCTTCTGCCCCAGCTACAACAGGCGATAGAAACCAGCGCCGTGAGAAAATGAGCTCGCTGCGTAGAACTGTAGCACGACGTCTTGTAACTGTTAAAAACGAAACGGCTATGCTAACTACCTTCAATGAGGTAGATATGAAGCCGATCATGGATATCAGAGCGAAGTATAAGGACAAGTTTAAAGAAGTGCATGAAGTAGGTTTAGGCTTTATGTCGTTCTTTACCAAGGCTTGTACCGTTGCTCTTAAAGAGTGGCCTGCCGTAAATGCGCAGATCGATGGCAATGACATGATCTTCAGTGATTTCGTGGATGTGTCTATCGCTGTTTCGTCGCCGAAAGGTCTGGTAGTTCCGGTTATTCGCAACGCAGAGCAGTTAACGCTGGATGGCATTGAGAAAGAAGTTGTGCGCCTGGCTAAAAAGGCACGCGACGGTAAATTGTCAATCGAAGAGATGACAGGGGGTACTTTCACGATCACCAACGGTGGTGTGTTTGGTTCCATGATGTCTACACCGATCATCAACGCGCCGCAGTCGGCTATATTGGGTATGCATAACATCGTGCAGCGCCCGGTTGCCATCAACGGGCAAGTGGAGATCCGCCCAATGATGTACCTGGCCCTTTCTTACGACCACCGCATCATCGACGGCCGTGAGTCTGTAAGCTTCCTGGTACGCGTAAAAGAGCTGCTGGAAGATCCGATGCGCTTATTGCTTGGCGTATAATTTATTGAGATAAGGAAGAAGGAGAGGCTGCAAGGCTTTCTCCTTCTTTTTTTGATTGTTTATACAAAAAGTCGGATATGGCGCGAGCGTCCTCGCTCGTGACGAACTATACCTGGGCCAGAGGCCCAGGTATAAATTAACCCACTCTTACCCCCCAAGAGGGGAATTGGGTACTGCAGAAAAATCCCCTCCTTGGAGGGGCAGGGGTGGGTTTACAAATGCTTAAAAATCAAATACAAAACGAGCATATAGTGCTCCATAAAGTATAGAAAAATGAAATACGATGTTACCGTAATCGGTTCTGGTCCTGGGGGCTACGTGGCAGCGATCCGTTGTGCACAATTGGGTCTGAAAACCGCTATTATAGAAAAATATAACGTGCTGGGCGGTACCTGCCTTAACGTAGGCTGTATCCCTTCAAAAGCATTGCTGGATTCATCAGAGCACTTCCATAATGCGGCACACACTTTTAAGGAGCATGGCATTGACCTGGAAAACCTGCAGGTAAACATCCAGCAGATGATTACTCGCAAGGCTGGCGTTGTAAAGTCGAATAATGACGGCATCGCGTTCCTGATGAAGAAGAACAAGATCGATACCTACTATGGCCTGGGTTCTTTCGTGAACAAGAACACGATCAGGATAACAGACGCAGAAGGCAAAGAGCAACAGATCGAGACAGACAAAACGATCATCGCGACAGGCTCCAAGCCGGTAGCGTTGCCGTTCCTGCCGGTTGACAAGAAGCGCATCATTACCTCTACAGAAGCCTTAACGCTGACGGAGGTGCCTAAAAATCTGATCGTAATTGGTGGCGGTGTGATCGGTCTGGAACTTGGCTCGGTTTACGCCCGCCTTGGAGCTAAAGTACAGGTGGTAGAGTACGTGGATGCCATCATCCCAACTATGGACCGTGCACTGGGTAAAGAGTTGCAGCGCGTATTGAAGAAAACACTTGGTTTCGAGTTCTTCTTTAACCACAAAGTAACCGGCGCTACCAACGAAGGCGAAGTTGTAAAAGTAACGGCTGAGAATCCGAAAGGTGAAACTGTTACGTTTGAAGGCGACTATGTGCTGGTATCGGTGGGCCGTAAGCCATACACCGAAGGCTTGGGCTTAGAGAACGCGGGTGTGCAGATGGGCGAGCGCGGTATGATTGCTGTGAACGACCACCTGGAGACGAACGTACCGGGTATCTATGCGATTGGTGACGTAGTACGTGGTGCGATGCTGGCACACAAAGC
This genomic interval carries:
- the odhB gene encoding 2-oxoglutarate dehydrogenase complex dihydrolipoyllysine-residue succinyltransferase — protein: MSLEVKVPVVGESITEVTIAQWLKKDGDRVEMDEVIAELESDKATFELPAEAAGILRIVAQEGETINVGAVICTIDQDGAATAPSAPAAKTEAAPAQAAAQPAAATATVVGETVEMKVPTVGESISEVTIASWLKKDGDFVQMDEVIAELESDKATFELPAEAAGTLQIVAQQGDTVEIGGLLCRITPGGAGSAVANAEANAKQEAATQQVAQAVSAPSGAQTYASGTPSPAAGKILAERGINAADVQGSGRDGRITKEDAQNAQTRPAAQAASAPAAKQEPSAPATTGDRNQRREKMSSLRRTVARRLVTVKNETAMLTTFNEVDMKPIMDIRAKYKDKFKEVHEVGLGFMSFFTKACTVALKEWPAVNAQIDGNDMIFSDFVDVSIAVSSPKGLVVPVIRNAEQLTLDGIEKEVVRLAKKARDGKLSIEEMTGGTFTITNGGVFGSMMSTPIINAPQSAILGMHNIVQRPVAINGQVEIRPMMYLALSYDHRIIDGRESVSFLVRVKELLEDPMRLLLGV
- the lpdA gene encoding dihydrolipoyl dehydrogenase — translated: MKYDVTVIGSGPGGYVAAIRCAQLGLKTAIIEKYNVLGGTCLNVGCIPSKALLDSSEHFHNAAHTFKEHGIDLENLQVNIQQMITRKAGVVKSNNDGIAFLMKKNKIDTYYGLGSFVNKNTIRITDAEGKEQQIETDKTIIATGSKPVALPFLPVDKKRIITSTEALTLTEVPKNLIVIGGGVIGLELGSVYARLGAKVQVVEYVDAIIPTMDRALGKELQRVLKKTLGFEFFFNHKVTGATNEGEVVKVTAENPKGETVTFEGDYVLVSVGRKPYTEGLGLENAGVQMGERGMIAVNDHLETNVPGIYAIGDVVRGAMLAHKAEEEGVLVAEQIVGQKPHINYNLIPGVVYTWPEVAGVGYTEEQLKEQGRAYKSGSFPFKASGRAKASMDTDGFVKVLADKNTDEILGVHMIGPRAADMIAEAVVAMEFRASAEDIARMSHAHPTYTEAMKEACLAATENRALHI
- a CDS encoding WYL domain-containing protein yields the protein MNTLLLEELSKAIGARQFVQFTYSGQTYLLEPHLLGQNKTRQDCLCGWSGERVESQGTKVGWHCFLLSDIKNLKILEKRFYKTRPGYDPYDSTMSRIYYRA
- a CDS encoding T9SS type A sorting domain-containing protein, whose protein sequence is MLLYTQVCSAQANTIKSIKSGDWNTGSTWSSNAPPKAGENVQIIDGHKISLSGIATCANIELIPPANSAKIDEKSELVLESGAVLTTGTLNLNSKNERRYASLVNNGATVTATTLTIGRGSILENAAGRVTVKGNITNNGDITTTVGLLEIGGTYSGSGVFTEGNGTVTFNGTAATGQTITALPYYNLKLAGNNAKAPTANLTISGDLDISPGTNLNTGNYSHRITGNVRNNGTLTSQATSITIGGDLMNTGTISAGSATYTIAGDWNNAGTFTAATSTIVLQGNALQQISGNNTFYNFNFAGTAQAQLQQDIAIVNTINVTNSHLNTLENTIWLGTNATLATPETDASHIIGTVQTSRTLAPAVEEDFGKIGLTLTRNNINPGQITVERLTGVTTEITNGTESVTRQYNITRTDTTNDITALSMTMDLEFLPNELQSKPLGDFKLYNKGKNKEALPVPSSIVNQRTLRHTNSSSFGTYTLASPIMPLPVELMWFKAKRQDRVVVLEWKTASENDNRGFEVQLSTDGQTFETLGFVASKSPDSRVVQQYRFTDSNPVRRQVTYYRLKQLDFSGKFSYTKTQAVSADNSLLIVQASPNPFKDHITFAFEAPAVEVTLTDLNGKPVSTENLTLQHRTPDGYFSLNTSHVKATGMYMLTIKSSDKIYRTKLLKQ
- a CDS encoding 2-oxoglutarate dehydrogenase E1 component is translated as MDKYTYIANAHGDYIDQLYKAYQQDPESVDAGWRKFFEGFEFATAYGENGHEVAEGTVAAPAKGGAVTGVSDKEVAVRNLIHAYRTRGHLRSNTNPVRARKDRKARLDLSDFGLTDADLDTVFQVGDVIGIGAATLRDIEAALKKIYAGPIGFEYMYIRDPEVLEWFKQKVERDSLNFNPGIEYKKRILSKLNEAVVFENFLHTKFLGQKRFSLEGGETTIPALDAAIDKASELGVEEVVIGMAHRGRLNVLANIMGKTYEQIFSEFEGTAVPDLTMGDGDVKYHMGFSSEVITPSGNKVNLKLAPNPSHLEAVNPVVEGFVRAKIDCQYGKDIDKVLPILIHGDAALAGQGIVYEVTQMANLDGYNTGGTIHFVINNQVGFTTDFEDARSSIYCTDVAKVIDAPVLHVNGDDPEAVVFAMRMAMEYRQRYNNDFFIDMVCYRRHGHNESDEPKFTQPQLYNLISKHPNPREVYNKDLISRGEIDAELAESMDKEFRQMLQDRLDMVKQKPLPYNYQQMEKEWQSLRRSKPEDFNQSPETGISPEAVETVGKALTTLPQGFKPLKQIEKLVKERREMFFESKQLNWAAAELLAYGSVLLDGKFVRFSGQDVQRGTFSHRHAVLHDAVTSAPYNSLNYMKEDQGSFEIYNSLLSEYGVLGFEFGYAMANPNALVIWEAQFGDFANGAQVMIDQFISSTESKWQRMNGLVMLLPHGYEGQGPEHSNARPERFLQLAAENNMFVTYITTPANLFHFMRRQLALPFRKPAINMSPKSLLRHPAVVSPLKDFTSGGFREVIGDNFATPKSVKKVLLCSGKVYFDLLEEQQKNKRKDVAIIRLEQLAPFPKVQLESEFSKYKNAKIYWVQEEPENMGAWTYILRIMRNSVEDVIARKASASPATGYLKVHAKEQQELIARAFAI
- a CDS encoding M28 family metallopeptidase encodes the protein MRKTILFSLLLGSIAFSCNENSRQVAEEKTETTTKTQTQVLPDSANLSPALQSINATDILNHTKVLASDAFEGRGPGTRGEDSTVNYLTRQFRKMGLKPGNPNGTYVQEVPMFGFTATPKASFTAGGKTINLNFPTDYVAVSRRFVPTVDVNNSDMVFVGYGIVAPEYGWDDYKGLDVKGKTIVMLINDPPVPSSADKSKLDSTMFGGKAMTYYGRWTYKYEIAAEKGAAAAIIIHETEPASYPYEVVSGSWSRENFDISNPNKNMDKAAVEAWITREKAKQLFTAAGKNFEQLKASAAKKDFKPVALGAKANFSIKNKLREIKSKNVVAKLEGSDPQLKDEYIVYTAHWDHLGKDPNLKGDQIYNGALDNASGTAGLLELAEAYTKLEQKPKRSILFLAVTAEEKGLLGSKYYAENPLYPLNKTLANINMDVLNAYGPTEDVIVIGYGNSELEDVLAQEATLQNRRIVPETSPEKGSYYRSDHFEFAQKGVPALYAKSGVKAINQPADYVQKWQDKYTADNYHKVTDEVRPEWNLDGAVEDLKLFFRVGYTIANTTNYPAWKEGSEFKARRDKMLSQPTDTTKAAGVEI